The Niallia alba genome includes a window with the following:
- a CDS encoding DUF2268 domain-containing putative Zn-dependent protease (predicted Zn-dependent protease with a strongly conserved HExxH motif), giving the protein MRLFRVLIVLLFCTLLITFDQKTEEETLIYSFHHPETNQVFHIVHVYKLYENYEKRIEKDSTIPIEQIFEEEVIEPVFEACYQDGEYFERSGKTYSVEPPEDMELVNAIINTIDEEKTNKAIKEALIESANYIPSNKATNVCIYPTRYDPDLPQMVTEGTGKISVLYTLFFDEEFLKVGIAHEYHHSVWTEKYFNRESADTILDILILEGKAVMFENIVYPGNSYENPDYPFLTEYWGLVEPELNLYDAYRAYEIIYGGDDLPDDYGYSAGYHLVKAYLDTHSELTPEEWTELSGEEIYEDGKYMELY; this is encoded by the coding sequence ATGCGTTTATTTCGTGTTTTAATTGTTTTGCTTTTTTGTACACTTTTGATAACATTCGATCAAAAAACGGAAGAAGAAACGTTGATTTATTCCTTCCATCATCCTGAAACGAATCAAGTATTTCATATAGTGCATGTTTATAAGCTATATGAAAACTATGAAAAAAGGATAGAAAAGGATTCTACTATACCAATAGAGCAAATATTTGAAGAAGAAGTAATTGAACCTGTTTTCGAAGCATGCTACCAAGATGGGGAATACTTTGAAAGAAGCGGGAAAACATATTCAGTCGAGCCTCCGGAAGACATGGAACTAGTTAACGCGATTATAAACACAATCGATGAGGAAAAAACAAATAAGGCTATTAAAGAAGCATTAATAGAATCTGCAAATTATATTCCATCAAACAAAGCGACGAATGTATGTATATATCCAACTCGATATGATCCTGATTTACCGCAAATGGTAACCGAAGGCACAGGGAAAATAAGTGTTCTTTACACGCTATTTTTCGATGAAGAATTTTTGAAGGTTGGAATCGCACATGAATACCATCATAGTGTGTGGACGGAAAAGTATTTTAATAGAGAAAGCGCGGATACAATATTGGATATTTTAATTTTAGAAGGAAAAGCAGTTATGTTTGAAAACATTGTTTACCCTGGTAATTCATATGAGAATCCAGACTATCCTTTTCTTACAGAATATTGGGGACTAGTGGAGCCAGAATTAAATTTATATGATGCATACCGTGCCTATGAAATAATCTATGGCGGGGACGACCTTCCAGATGATTATGGGTATAGCGCGGGATATCATTTAGTGAAAGCTTATTTGGACACACACTCAGAGCTCACTCCTGAAGAATGGACAGAGCTATCTGGAGAAGAGATATATGAGGATGGAAAGTATATGGAGCTCTATTAG
- the pdxR gene encoding MocR-like pyridoxine biosynthesis transcription factor PdxR — MEWKPDRQIKKAIYKQLAEFIENGIADGSFPLDKPLPSERNLAKLLELNRSTVVAAYDELESNGLIERKRGSGTTISKDIWGITKKRVPSWNRYIEAGSFLPNVPVMQRIRKEMVDHHLINLASGELSEDLFPLKSLREITSDRSYIGSLGYDHPQGSEVLRKTIAHHMEEYRGLHTNPSSILITSGAQQALHLIIQCLLKPGDAVAIEDPSYHYSLPLFESAGVKAYFLTADKNGIKPDDLISLHRKHRIRMIFLNPAFQNPTGVSLSQKRRKEILEISSQYGIPVVEDDPYSLTSFSGKPIFPLKSMDQNGNVLYISSLSKIVASGLRIGWIIGPKPVIERLSDAKQQIDFGHSSYSQWVANDFLESPSFASHLNHLIKQLESRRNQIIESLDTYLKGEVEFLIPTGGIHLWCKIKQEVNENRLLEESLKKGVIYAPGSTMGSNHHYIRFTYAKEIESNIDEGIRRFAEALKSSRE; from the coding sequence ATGGAGTGGAAACCTGATCGACAAATAAAAAAAGCAATCTATAAGCAATTAGCGGAGTTTATTGAAAATGGTATTGCAGATGGTTCCTTTCCTTTAGACAAGCCGCTGCCATCGGAAAGAAATTTAGCAAAATTGCTAGAGTTAAATAGAAGTACAGTAGTTGCAGCCTATGATGAGTTAGAGTCAAATGGATTAATTGAAAGAAAACGCGGCAGTGGAACAACAATCAGCAAGGATATATGGGGAATAACAAAAAAGCGTGTGCCTAGCTGGAATCGCTATATTGAAGCAGGATCCTTCCTGCCTAATGTACCTGTCATGCAACGGATACGAAAAGAGATGGTGGATCATCATTTGATCAATTTAGCTAGTGGGGAGCTTTCAGAGGATCTTTTTCCTTTAAAATCGCTACGGGAAATTACTTCTGATCGCTCCTATATTGGATCATTAGGCTATGATCATCCACAAGGTAGCGAGGTGCTAAGAAAGACCATTGCCCATCATATGGAGGAATATCGTGGTTTGCATACGAACCCGTCTTCTATATTGATTACATCAGGAGCCCAACAAGCTTTACATTTAATTATTCAATGTTTGCTTAAACCCGGGGATGCGGTAGCGATTGAGGATCCCTCTTATCATTATAGTCTGCCATTATTTGAATCAGCAGGAGTTAAAGCCTATTTTTTGACAGCAGATAAAAACGGCATAAAACCTGATGATTTAATCTCGTTACATAGAAAACACAGGATTAGAATGATATTTCTAAATCCAGCCTTCCAAAATCCAACTGGTGTTTCCCTCAGTCAAAAAAGGAGGAAGGAGATTTTAGAAATTTCTTCCCAATATGGCATACCAGTTGTAGAGGATGATCCATATAGTTTAACCTCTTTTTCCGGAAAACCGATATTTCCGCTGAAGTCGATGGATCAAAATGGCAATGTATTATATATTAGCTCACTCTCCAAAATTGTCGCATCAGGTCTTCGAATTGGCTGGATTATTGGTCCAAAGCCAGTGATAGAAAGATTATCCGACGCTAAGCAACAGATTGATTTTGGACATTCAAGTTACTCCCAATGGGTAGCAAACGATTTTCTAGAATCGCCTTCCTTTGCATCCCATTTAAATCATTTAATTAAACAACTTGAGAGCAGAAGAAATCAAATCATCGAAAGCTTAGATACCTATTTAAAAGGGGAAGTGGAATTTTTGATTCCGACTGGCGGAATTCATTTGTGGTGCAAGATAAAGCAAGAAGTCAACGAAAACCGCCTATTGGAGGAGTCTTTAAAAAAAGGAGTTATTTATGCTCCTGGCTCGACTATGGGTTCAAACCATCATTATATTCGATTTACTTATGCGAAAGAAATTGAAAGTAATATTGATGAGGGGATAAGAAGATTTGCAGAGGCACTAAAGTCTAGTAGAGAATAG
- a CDS encoding YfmQ family protein, producing MTWISIIALVLFCIIKILMTCLPTGVVDWLLDKYRLHLRLNNLETEIIYNEMKVDGENKEKIIKVFNEAVVREKYSLYPGSEETYLHSNNAEYSLIIHTKKGNKNIKLFLNSYKDHVDIVKKYKNKIVAYSTYPLHLDILNKK from the coding sequence ATGACTTGGATTTCTATCATAGCATTAGTGTTATTTTGTATAATAAAAATTTTAATGACATGCTTACCAACTGGAGTGGTAGATTGGCTATTGGATAAGTATAGGCTCCATTTGAGACTTAATAACCTAGAAACAGAAATAATCTACAACGAAATGAAGGTAGATGGGGAAAATAAAGAGAAGATAATAAAAGTATTTAATGAAGCGGTAGTCAGAGAAAAATATAGTCTATATCCAGGAAGTGAAGAAACATACCTCCATTCAAATAACGCTGAGTATTCCCTCATTATTCATACGAAAAAAGGAAATAAGAATATAAAATTATTTTTAAATAGTTATAAGGATCATGTGGATATTGTGAAAAAATACAAAAATAAAATAGTCGCGTATAGCACCTATCCTCTTCATTTAGATATTTTAAATAAAAAATAG
- a CDS encoding IS3 family transposase (programmed frameshift) yields the protein MKKKEKWTAEGKLFVVQLYESGKYSFAEVAKQMGIDRKSVSKWVKLYRTYGIEALIPRNSCAFYEPSFKLEVLKYREETGASYLTTAIRFNLSSPYTIQRWEEQYNLVGVKAFVSKKEGTSAMPKKGPVESDKMKELQAEIEQLRMENAYFKKVESLSSGQGKITKEDKVMAIYELRHKFPVIKLLMIAKLSRSTYYYLVKKKNLPDRDAKLRKEITSIFNEHYGRYGYRRVTQALHNRGLLVNHKKVQRIMKELRLKCMIRMKKYKSYKGGVGKTAPHILKRNFQATQPNKKWVTDITEFKLFGEKLYLSPILDLYNQEIITYTIGSRPTYSLVSQMIEQAFEHLPKNHEGLIMHSDQGWHYQMEPYQTALKKQNIIQSMSRKGNCYDNAVMENFFGIMKSEFFYQTEFENKKHFLEELEAYMYYYNTKRIKMKLNGLSPIDYRTQTMSV from the exons ATGAAGAAAAAGGAAAAATGGACAGCAGAAGGAAAGTTGTTTGTTGTTCAACTATATGAGAGTGGAAAATATTCTTTTGCTGAAGTAGCGAAACAGATGGGGATTGATCGAAAATCTGTTTCGAAGTGGGTAAAATTATACCGGACGTACGGAATAGAAGCTTTAATCCCTAGGAATAGTTGCGCTTTTTATGAGCCCTCGTTTAAACTAGAGGTACTAAAATATCGTGAAGAAACAGGGGCATCTTATCTTACGACAGCTATTCGCTTTAATCTTTCTTCTCCCTATACAATCCAGCGTTGGGAGGAGCAGTATAACCTGGTGGGAGTAAAAGCCTTTGTTTCCAAGAAAGAAGGAACATCTGCCATGCCAAAAAAAGGACCAGTTGAATCAGATAAAATGAAAGAACTTCAAGCAGAAATAGAACAATTACGTATGGAGAATGCCTATT TTAAAAAAGTTGAAAGCCTTAGTTCAGGACAAGGAAAAATCACCAAAGAAGATAAAGTAATGGCGATCTATGAGTTAAGGCATAAGTTTCCGGTGATTAAACTACTAATGATAGCTAAATTATCTCGTAGTACGTATTATTACTTGGTAAAGAAAAAAAATCTTCCAGACAGAGATGCCAAACTAAGAAAAGAAATTACCTCTATTTTTAATGAACATTATGGTCGTTATGGCTATCGTCGGGTAACACAGGCACTTCATAATAGAGGCCTTTTAGTCAATCACAAAAAAGTGCAGCGTATCATGAAAGAATTAAGACTAAAATGTATGATTCGCATGAAGAAATATAAGTCTTACAAAGGGGGAGTTGGAAAGACCGCGCCTCATATTCTTAAGCGTAACTTTCAGGCTACTCAACCCAATAAAAAATGGGTAACGGATATAACGGAGTTTAAATTATTTGGAGAAAAACTTTATTTATCTCCTATATTAGATCTATACAATCAAGAAATCATCACCTATACAATCGGCTCTAGACCGACCTATTCCTTAGTATCACAAATGATTGAACAGGCATTTGAACACTTGCCAAAGAATCACGAAGGGTTAATCATGCATTCGGATCAAGGGTGGCATTATCAAATGGAGCCCTATCAAACTGCCTTAAAAAAACAAAATATTATTCAGAGTATGTCTAGAAAAGGGAATTGTTATGACAACGCAGTGATGGAGAATTTTTTTGGAATCATGAAATCGGAATTCTTCTATCAAACAGAGTTTGAAAATAAAAAGCATTTCTTAGAAGAGTTAGAGGCTTACATGTATTATTACAATACGAAGCGAATTAAAATGAAATTAAATGGTCTGAGTCCAATTGACTATCGAACTCAGACCATGTCAGTCTAA
- the dnaN gene encoding DNA polymerase III subunit beta: MEFIVDSECLNRAIADVNKAVSQKTPFPILSGIKIIANKESVIVIGSNADIIIEKVIPLEMDGINVLEVKEIGSVVLSAKYLSELVRKLPDKIHLTVNEKQIATLKVEEVITTINGFQSEEYPRLPQIDEMKHIKMHSTDLIEMIKQTAFAVSKSEARPVLSGVNMLFKDSKLTCIATNSHRLAWKELTIDSHVSGSFIVPSKSLMELSKLIQNVSGFIDLFVTDSYIVFKTNLTSLYSRLIEGNYPNVSGLFPKNARTIITVNTKQFLKGVDRACLFASEWKNNNVYLEIKKDTKLKITSNSSEIGKIEETQTINKLDGETDLSISLDGSFLLEALKVIKEEEIRISFGGSMRPVLMEPVGNNTSLHLISPVRSY, from the coding sequence ATGGAATTTATTGTTGATAGTGAATGCTTAAATAGAGCAATAGCAGATGTGAATAAAGCAGTATCCCAGAAAACACCTTTTCCTATTCTTTCAGGTATAAAAATTATCGCTAATAAAGAATCTGTAATTGTTATTGGAAGTAATGCAGATATTATTATCGAAAAGGTGATTCCATTAGAGATGGATGGAATCAATGTGTTAGAAGTAAAAGAGATTGGCAGTGTCGTATTATCTGCTAAATATTTAAGTGAACTAGTGAGAAAGTTACCGGATAAAATCCATCTAACAGTTAACGAAAAGCAAATAGCTACCCTGAAAGTGGAGGAGGTTATTACCACAATTAACGGTTTCCAGTCAGAAGAATATCCTAGGCTTCCACAAATAGATGAAATGAAGCATATTAAAATGCACAGCACAGATTTAATAGAAATGATTAAACAGACAGCTTTTGCTGTATCAAAAAGTGAAGCGAGACCAGTTTTATCTGGTGTTAATATGTTATTTAAAGATAGTAAACTTACATGCATTGCTACAAATTCACATCGCTTAGCATGGAAAGAGCTTACCATCGATTCTCATGTAAGTGGTTCTTTTATCGTTCCAAGTAAGAGCCTCATGGAGCTTAGTAAGTTAATTCAGAATGTATCTGGATTTATCGATCTATTTGTTACTGATAGCTATATTGTATTTAAAACCAATTTAACTTCTCTTTATTCCCGATTAATCGAAGGGAACTATCCAAATGTCTCAGGATTATTCCCTAAAAATGCAAGGACTATAATTACGGTCAATACAAAGCAATTTTTAAAAGGCGTGGATCGAGCTTGTCTTTTTGCAAGTGAATGGAAGAATAACAATGTCTATTTGGAAATAAAAAAGGATACGAAATTAAAAATCACCTCAAATTCATCTGAAATAGGGAAAATAGAGGAAACACAAACTATAAATAAACTGGATGGAGAGACAGATTTAAGTATCTCTTTAGATGGAAGCTTTTTGCTGGAAGCTTTAAAAGTAATAAAAGAAGAAGAAATAAGAATAAGTTTTGGAGGTTCAATGAGACCGGTCTTAATGGAACCAGTTGGGAATAATACGTCTCTTCATCTAATATCCCCAGTGCGTTCGTATTAA
- a CDS encoding DUF2268 domain-containing putative Zn-dependent protease (predicted Zn-dependent protease with a strongly conserved HExxH motif), which yields MQKPGVLVILLFFLLLISCEQKETIKEEKESDDIYYSFKHPETGQEYQIVHAYKLYENYENRIREDSSKPNFWQFDEEVIEPIVDACYQDAVFFAGNFDLTVKAPENMEEINEIIKIMDEKKLNKTIQEALLKSSDYISSENKTNICIFPVEEDQITHGMDAWGAGKISVYYNKYYSEEFIKTTIAHEYNHSVWFEKYYKEDEEETVLDRLILEGKAVMFQKLVYPDIEVENLYYNFKKDFWKQIEPDLQTYDLKRASEILNGGDKLPPNYGYSEGYNMVRTYLNKHPDLTPEEWTGLTSQEIFEEGNYIEHYQ from the coding sequence ATGCAAAAACCTGGAGTGCTTGTTATTCTACTATTTTTCCTTCTATTAATCTCTTGTGAACAGAAAGAGACAATAAAAGAAGAGAAGGAATCAGATGATATCTATTATTCTTTTAAGCATCCTGAGACGGGACAGGAATATCAGATTGTGCATGCTTATAAACTTTATGAAAATTATGAAAATAGAATTCGAGAAGATTCATCTAAGCCAAACTTTTGGCAGTTTGATGAAGAGGTGATAGAACCAATTGTGGATGCATGTTATCAAGATGCAGTATTTTTTGCAGGTAATTTTGACCTTACTGTGAAAGCACCAGAAAATATGGAAGAAATTAACGAAATCATTAAAATAATGGATGAGAAGAAGCTTAATAAGACGATTCAAGAGGCACTCCTTAAATCATCAGATTACATATCTTCAGAAAATAAGACGAATATATGTATTTTTCCTGTAGAAGAAGACCAAATTACCCATGGAATGGATGCGTGGGGTGCTGGGAAGATAAGTGTTTACTATAATAAGTATTATTCGGAAGAGTTTATCAAGACGACAATTGCACATGAATACAATCATAGTGTTTGGTTTGAGAAATACTATAAGGAAGATGAGGAAGAAACTGTTTTGGATCGATTAATTTTGGAAGGAAAAGCAGTTATGTTTCAAAAATTGGTTTATCCAGATATTGAAGTAGAAAATTTATATTACAACTTTAAAAAGGATTTTTGGAAGCAAATAGAACCAGATTTGCAGACATATGATTTAAAAAGGGCTTCTGAAATATTAAATGGAGGAGACAAATTGCCACCTAATTATGGCTATAGTGAGGGCTATAATATGGTAAGAACATATTTGAATAAACATCCAGACCTGACACCAGAAGAATGGACGGGACTTACTAGCCAAGAAATATTTGAAGAGGGAAATTATATAGAGCATTATCAGTAA
- a CDS encoding antibiotic biosynthesis monooxygenase family protein, translated as MILEAVMLQVKEGMESKYEEAFREASNIISSMNGYISHELQRCMEVKGKYLLLVQWETLEDHTVGFRNSNEYQEWKKQLHHFYDPFPIVEHFSRVML; from the coding sequence ATGATACTAGAAGCCGTGATGTTACAAGTTAAGGAAGGCATGGAGTCGAAATATGAAGAAGCATTTCGCGAGGCATCCAATATTATTTCTTCTATGAATGGGTATATCTCTCATGAATTACAGCGCTGTATGGAAGTGAAAGGGAAATATTTGCTGCTTGTTCAATGGGAAACATTAGAAGACCATACAGTTGGCTTTAGGAATTCAAATGAGTACCAAGAATGGAAAAAACAGCTACATCATTTTTACGATCCATTTCCAATAGTGGAGCATTTTAGTAGAGTCATGCTTTAA
- a CDS encoding DUF2441 domain-containing protein has product MKEFSAYHLVTNKKMSLGQVINFDEHQKNTLYHFFFEKEQLNDQNKDFMQILNNHYTNEGLHLDKENAEVVVQYAGHTMRAIREVITEMVRLQDYPNYPSRLSCLYAAKSYDEVLKWKALFDSFNRNVLQIVKLRVNGNYFEGDGELLPTIEAAPFHRKIEQAREYWKGNGKNELPELLINGKIEVMEIIRDFTKEEFK; this is encoded by the coding sequence ATGAAAGAATTTTCTGCCTATCATCTTGTAACAAACAAAAAAATGTCGCTTGGACAGGTCATTAACTTTGATGAACATCAAAAAAATACTTTATACCATTTCTTTTTTGAAAAAGAACAGTTAAATGATCAAAACAAGGACTTTATGCAAATTTTAAATAATCATTATACAAACGAAGGCTTACACCTTGATAAAGAGAATGCCGAAGTTGTTGTTCAGTATGCTGGGCACACAATGAGAGCGATAAGAGAAGTAATAACTGAAATGGTGAGACTGCAGGATTACCCCAATTATCCTTCCAGGTTGTCTTGTTTATATGCTGCGAAAAGCTATGATGAGGTTCTAAAATGGAAAGCATTATTTGATTCCTTTAATCGCAATGTCTTACAAATTGTTAAGCTTCGCGTGAATGGGAATTATTTTGAAGGGGATGGAGAGCTATTGCCAACAATTGAGGCTGCACCTTTCCATAGAAAAATAGAACAAGCTCGGGAGTATTGGAAGGGCAATGGGAAAAATGAACTTCCTGAGCTTTTGATAAATGGAAAAATTGAAGTGATGGAAATTATTCGTGATTTTACAAAAGAGGAATTTAAGTAA
- a CDS encoding DUF6366 family protein: MEKEKDTPEIRREKMRQEELKHPSSSIHGSNLPDLVGGLGWKGTGILILVLIVGFILYAAFFQ; the protein is encoded by the coding sequence ATGGAAAAAGAGAAAGATACTCCGGAAATAAGAAGAGAAAAAATGCGACAAGAGGAATTGAAACATCCATCTAGTAGTATTCATGGCAGCAATCTCCCTGACTTAGTTGGCGGGTTAGGCTGGAAGGGTACTGGAATATTGATTCTTGTCCTCATAGTAGGGTTTATTCTTTATGCAGCTTTCTTTCAATAA
- a CDS encoding DUF3934 family protein, which yields MSKAKGKGGTGRGTGKKGWNRWQASANKKKSNKPYTSKGVKNRNNTEKTMDGETSQK from the coding sequence ATGAGTAAAGCAAAAGGTAAGGGCGGAACAGGCAGAGGAACAGGGAAAAAGGGCTGGAATCGCTGGCAAGCTAGTGCAAATAAAAAAAAGAGTAACAAGCCTTACACGAGTAAGGGTGTTAAAAATCGCAATAATACAGAGAAAACGATGGATGGAGAAACTTCCCAAAAATAG
- a CDS encoding GNAT family N-acetyltransferase — protein MIKIALMNAEEYQTYLTSAIKYYAKEKVLSGNWKQEEAISKAEAEYTKLLPQGEKTERNFLYTIRKDDEAVGVIWLAQKSEKLGFIYDIHISEQYQGNGYAKEALKQIEIVGQELGLKKIGLHVFGHNLVARGLYEKVGYKTTNVLMEKDI, from the coding sequence ATGATTAAAATAGCTTTAATGAATGCGGAAGAATATCAAACATATCTTACTTCAGCGATTAAATACTATGCAAAAGAAAAAGTTTTGTCTGGAAATTGGAAACAGGAAGAAGCCATAAGCAAGGCGGAAGCGGAATATACAAAACTTTTGCCTCAAGGAGAGAAGACGGAACGAAATTTCTTATATACCATTCGAAAGGATGACGAGGCAGTTGGCGTTATATGGCTTGCGCAAAAGTCTGAAAAACTAGGATTTATCTATGATATACATATAAGTGAACAATACCAAGGGAATGGCTATGCCAAAGAAGCACTAAAGCAAATAGAGATTGTTGGGCAGGAGCTCGGATTGAAAAAAATAGGTCTCCATGTTTTTGGTCATAATCTAGTAGCCCGAGGATTATATGAGAAAGTAGGATATAAGACTACGAATGTGTTGATGGAAAAAGACATATAA
- a CDS encoding dihydrofolate reductase family protein, which translates to MSEKRKLVLFIATSLDGYIATKDDSLEWLFNVEGEGDNGISEFYDTVDTILLGKRTYDWIMDQEKGDFPYKNKNCYVFTKSSIEDTEYVKFVNEDVTKFADKLKREEGKSIWIVGGGELLYSFMKEKLVDEIIVTIAPTILGNGIPLFKEGDYQLDLSLKGMRTFNQFAELHYVVKK; encoded by the coding sequence ATGAGTGAAAAACGAAAATTAGTATTATTTATTGCCACTAGCTTAGATGGATATATTGCCACGAAAGACGACTCTCTTGAATGGCTATTCAATGTAGAAGGGGAAGGGGATAACGGAATTAGCGAGTTTTATGACACGGTGGATACCATATTACTTGGTAAAAGGACTTATGATTGGATTATGGACCAAGAAAAAGGGGATTTTCCGTATAAAAACAAAAACTGTTATGTCTTTACAAAGTCTTCTATTGAGGATACAGAGTATGTAAAATTTGTTAATGAAGATGTCACTAAATTTGCTGATAAGCTAAAAAGGGAAGAGGGGAAATCCATTTGGATTGTTGGTGGAGGAGAACTATTATATTCTTTCATGAAAGAAAAACTGGTTGATGAAATCATTGTAACGATAGCTCCAACTATTCTAGGCAATGGCATTCCGTTATTTAAAGAGGGGGATTATCAATTAGATCTTTCATTAAAGGGAATGCGAACCTTCAATCAGTTTGCAGAGCTCCATTATGTAGTGAAAAAATAA